Proteins found in one Alphaproteobacteria bacterium genomic segment:
- a CDS encoding alpha/beta hydrolase, protein MDNGNIAVENGPTRLHHKAVGSGRPAILFIHGYGGDARHWRHQIEALSRVTSCVSFDLRGHGRSRSFLTGCNIEVAANDALAVSQEVAGKSPMVVVGHSMGARIALQVAMTAPNRVSELVLVDGSCAPDDPKAIARGAEQEISRLGYEQFARKTLNGYLVDQLPAKDQRSLLASNLLLDPKVAITYLASMAQWDGQGFDAATAGVQAKVTVLQSTSLAEDTSLPRFRIAELATSRWLDAWSRQAQAYIKRVPNAGHYTMLEDPAVVTNAIQNAFLSASPVKDWEIRSKA, encoded by the coding sequence ATGGATAACGGCAATATTGCGGTCGAAAACGGCCCCACTCGGCTCCACCACAAAGCTGTGGGAAGCGGTCGACCGGCTATCCTCTTTATCCATGGCTATGGTGGCGATGCTCGCCATTGGCGGCACCAAATCGAGGCTTTGTCCAGGGTAACCTCATGCGTTTCATTCGATTTGCGTGGCCATGGAAGGAGCCGGTCTTTCCTGACAGGGTGCAATATCGAGGTCGCCGCCAATGACGCATTGGCGGTATCCCAGGAGGTGGCCGGCAAATCACCCATGGTCGTTGTCGGGCACAGCATGGGAGCCCGAATAGCACTGCAAGTGGCCATGACGGCGCCGAACCGTGTCAGCGAACTGGTTCTTGTCGACGGCAGTTGTGCGCCCGACGATCCGAAGGCCATCGCGCGGGGGGCGGAACAGGAGATTTCCCGCCTTGGTTACGAGCAGTTCGCCCGGAAGACTCTGAACGGATATTTGGTCGATCAGCTGCCGGCAAAAGATCAGCGATCCCTGCTTGCTTCCAATCTTCTGCTCGATCCGAAAGTGGCCATTACGTATTTGGCAAGTATGGCGCAATGGGATGGCCAGGGATTCGATGCCGCCACGGCGGGGGTGCAGGCAAAAGTCACCGTGCTGCAGTCCACCTCACTTGCAGAAGATACATCCCTGCCAAGGTTTCGTATTGCCGAATTGGCGACGTCGCGTTGGCTGGATGCATGGTCTCGACAGGCGCAGGCATACATCAAGAGGGTACCGAACGCCGGTCACTACACCATGCTTGAAGATCCGGCGGTGGTAACGAATGCCATCCAGAATGCCTTTCTCTCCGCCAGCCCAGTCAAGGATTGGGAGATCCGATCCAAGGCATGA
- a CDS encoding epoxyqueuosine reductase, with translation MVGQEHLMPTITITAEMLTEKAKTFVKNCGASAVGITTLETLEGGPPSTDLEYVLPGAKSAVTFALPLDQDKIRDYLAKQDRDGHQVDYNDTNTMATGVASQLASFFQECGFEAVGVQANQVYRNDDQSVPWEQHPDISHRLLAARGGVGWFGLSGNVLTLEHGANVVLGTMVTKAELGATEPLPAEQSFCDCDKMECVAACPSGFLGEAKKQRVSVTMGGLEFSYGERTSYERCSYVCGGFTGLHPSGRWSTWSPGRFPIPKKDEDLKPATAWAYDSWAERPYLPGHTLQAPLIYASKGKDVQLTCGTCMLVCTPDDEERARRLKTLQQSGVAIQHPDGTVEAMSPQQAQHYLGGLDDQTRALYEPENPELYKDMEIMGGRDRR, from the coding sequence ATGGTAGGCCAGGAACACCTGATGCCGACGATCACCATCACGGCCGAGATGTTGACCGAGAAGGCCAAGACTTTCGTCAAGAATTGCGGCGCCTCGGCGGTCGGGATCACGACGCTCGAAACCCTGGAAGGCGGGCCGCCGTCGACCGATCTCGAATACGTGCTGCCCGGTGCCAAATCGGCCGTGACCTTCGCCCTGCCGCTCGACCAGGACAAGATCCGCGACTACCTGGCCAAGCAGGACAGGGACGGCCACCAGGTCGACTACAACGATACCAACACCATGGCCACCGGGGTGGCCTCGCAGCTGGCCTCCTTCTTCCAGGAATGCGGGTTCGAAGCCGTCGGCGTCCAGGCCAACCAGGTATACCGCAACGACGACCAATCGGTGCCCTGGGAGCAACATCCCGACATTTCCCACCGCCTGCTCGCGGCGCGTGGTGGGGTCGGTTGGTTCGGCCTCTCGGGCAACGTGCTGACGCTGGAGCACGGCGCCAACGTGGTGCTCGGCACCATGGTGACGAAGGCCGAACTGGGGGCGACGGAGCCCTTGCCGGCAGAACAGAGTTTCTGCGATTGCGACAAGATGGAATGCGTGGCCGCCTGCCCCTCGGGTTTTTTGGGCGAAGCCAAAAAACAGCGCGTATCCGTGACCATGGGCGGCCTCGAGTTCAGCTATGGCGAACGCACCAGCTATGAGCGCTGTTCCTATGTCTGCGGCGGCTTCACCGGCCTGCATCCCTCGGGCCGCTGGTCGACCTGGTCACCGGGCCGCTTTCCCATTCCCAAGAAGGACGAGGATCTCAAGCCGGCCACGGCCTGGGCCTACGATTCATGGGCGGAGAGGCCCTATTTGCCGGGCCACACCCTGCAGGCACCGCTGATTTACGCCTCCAAGGGAAAAGACGTTCAACTGACCTGCGGCACTTGCATGCTGGTCTGTACGCCCGACGACGAGGAACGGGCCCGCCGGCTGAAGACGCTGCAACAAAGCGGCGTCGCCATTCAGCACCCGGACGGCACAGTGGAGGCCATGTCGCCACAACAGGCGCAACACTATCTGGGCGGCCTGGACGATCAGACCCGGGCCCTTTACGAGCCGGAAAATCCCGAGCTCTACAAAGACATGGAGATCATGGGCGGCCGCGACCGGAGGTAA
- a CDS encoding c-type cytochrome domain-containing protein, with protein sequence MPCIGRNGLFAIVSALLWWPAALAAEVVSFEHDVFPILELRCLECHQPGEKGYEQSGLDLRTYQSLMKGTKHGPIVVPRSAFTSNLVVVIDHRAEASIRMPHEGKRLSKCERLLVRFWINQGARDN encoded by the coding sequence ATGCCTTGCATCGGAAGGAACGGCCTTTTCGCCATCGTGTCGGCGTTGCTGTGGTGGCCGGCGGCGCTGGCGGCGGAAGTGGTCAGCTTCGAACACGACGTCTTTCCCATCCTCGAGTTGCGCTGCCTGGAGTGCCACCAGCCGGGTGAAAAGGGCTACGAGCAAAGCGGTCTCGATTTGAGGACCTACCAAAGCCTCATGAAAGGCACCAAGCACGGCCCCATCGTGGTGCCGCGCAGCGCCTTCACGAGCAACCTGGTGGTCGTCATCGATCATCGCGCCGAGGCCAGCATCCGCATGCCGCACGAGGGCAAGCGCTTGTCCAAGTGCGAAAGGCTGCTGGTGAGGTTCTGGATCAACCAGGGCGCCCGCGACAACTGA
- a CDS encoding dihydrodipicolinate synthase family protein, giving the protein MPKALLTGSFVALITPMNQDYSIDFGGFGTLIEFQRRNGSSGVLIMGSSGEVSMLTPEERHAIVRQTVKHKQPGLEMWYGCTGPTTEATIAYVKQAAAEGADGAVIAAPAYICAANQDIVEYFLEVADASPIALGVYNNPPRVKTDLTAEEILRLAEHPMIRVLKESTARVAQVAQLARAKPEISLMCCCSPNLGLIVPTMSLGGHGTANMTGNLIPREMAVISKPWQSQEDAENFRAAYLRNLPMLHYAYSAINPVPMKSLMAALGLPAGPLRKPLNALRGEALQRGLDIVRELDLVRAYGLSPVRSLDAAE; this is encoded by the coding sequence GTGCCGAAAGCTCTGTTGACCGGCTCTTTCGTGGCCCTGATCACGCCCATGAACCAAGACTATTCCATCGACTTCGGCGGCTTTGGCACGCTGATCGAGTTCCAGCGCCGGAACGGCTCGTCCGGGGTCCTGATCATGGGATCATCGGGCGAGGTTTCCATGCTGACGCCGGAGGAACGCCACGCCATCGTCCGCCAGACCGTGAAGCACAAGCAGCCGGGCCTGGAGATGTGGTACGGCTGTACCGGCCCCACCACCGAAGCCACCATCGCCTACGTCAAGCAGGCGGCGGCCGAAGGCGCCGACGGTGCGGTGATCGCCGCGCCTGCCTACATTTGCGCCGCCAACCAAGACATCGTCGAATACTTCCTCGAAGTGGCCGATGCCTCGCCCATTGCGCTGGGCGTCTACAACAACCCGCCCCGGGTCAAGACGGACTTGACGGCCGAGGAGATCCTGCGCCTGGCCGAACATCCCATGATCCGGGTCTTGAAGGAATCCACCGCCCGGGTGGCTCAGGTGGCACAGCTCGCCCGTGCCAAACCCGAGATCAGCCTGATGTGCTGCTGTTCCCCCAACCTGGGCCTGATCGTGCCGACCATGTCCTTGGGCGGACACGGCACGGCCAACATGACCGGCAACCTCATCCCCCGCGAGATGGCGGTGATCTCCAAGCCCTGGCAAAGCCAGGAAGACGCGGAGAATTTCCGCGCCGCCTATCTGCGCAATTTGCCCATGCTCCACTACGCCTATTCGGCCATCAATCCGGTGCCGATGAAGTCGCTGATGGCGGCGCTGGGCTTGCCGGCCGGGCCGCTGCGCAAACCGCTGAACGCACTTCGCGGCGAGGCCTTGCAACGCGGCCTGGATATCGTGCGTGAGCTGGACCTGGTCCGGGCTTACGGCTTGTCGCCGGTCCGCAGCCTCGATGCCGCCGAATAG
- a CDS encoding EthD domain-containing protein, translating to MASPTYVETPGAKMVYLIKRRSRASHEELIAHWFANHMPPTIARMEKNKKSGKLHASRYVATLFDLRAGKPHVWDGMAHLWYPEVPPPPPLPHGTEPSDTFQEMAEPYHPWATREYLAMDGALPLEPPTLDPPFPCTRSGFFKVTFLVPMQAGGDREALFAHWLEVHIPNVRHTMEGIGGFRYAVSHSLQPETEPYAGMAELYFANASGWARYREHIKPDGMQEWVDYERLLIFTSGTEMVGIA from the coding sequence ATGGCATCACCGACATACGTGGAGACGCCCGGCGCCAAGATGGTCTACCTGATCAAGCGCCGCTCGAGGGCTTCGCACGAGGAGCTGATCGCGCACTGGTTCGCCAACCACATGCCGCCCACGATCGCGCGCATGGAGAAGAACAAAAAATCCGGCAAGCTGCATGCCAGCCGTTACGTGGCGACGCTTTTCGATCTCCGGGCCGGCAAACCCCACGTTTGGGACGGCATGGCACATCTCTGGTACCCGGAGGTGCCGCCGCCGCCGCCCCTTCCCCATGGCACGGAGCCCAGCGATACCTTCCAGGAAATGGCCGAGCCCTACCACCCCTGGGCGACGCGCGAGTACCTGGCCATGGACGGCGCACTGCCGCTCGAGCCGCCGACGCTGGACCCGCCGTTTCCCTGCACGCGAAGCGGTTTCTTCAAGGTCACGTTCCTGGTTCCCATGCAAGCAGGCGGCGACCGCGAGGCGCTATTCGCCCACTGGCTCGAGGTTCACATCCCCAACGTGCGCCACACCATGGAAGGCATTGGCGGCTTTCGCTACGCCGTCAGCCACAGCCTGCAGCCGGAGACGGAACCCTATGCCGGCATGGCGGAATTGTATTTTGCCAACGCCTCGGGCTGGGCCCGCTATCGCGAACACATCAAACCCGACGGCATGCAAGAGTGGGTCGATTACGAGCGGCTGCTGATATTCACCAGTGGCACGGAGATGGTGGGGATTGCCTAG
- a CDS encoding HigA family addiction module antitoxin, giving the protein MPLSTHPGEILKDELAARRLSAHRFALELGVPPTRIAAILKMSRAVSPETALRLAAYLGGSAKVWLRLQADFDLARAEKKHGAEIRRAVRAA; this is encoded by the coding sequence GTGCCCCTCTCCACTCACCCCGGTGAAATCCTCAAGGACGAGCTTGCCGCCCGGAGGCTGAGCGCGCATCGTTTCGCCCTCGAATTGGGTGTGCCGCCGACGCGCATTGCGGCGATCCTGAAAATGAGCCGCGCCGTTTCGCCCGAAACCGCGTTGCGCCTGGCTGCCTACTTGGGCGGCAGTGCCAAGGTCTGGCTCAGGTTGCAGGCCGATTTCGATCTGGCCCGGGCGGAAAAGAAGCACGGCGCCGAGATCAGGCGCGCCGTCAGGGCGGCCTAG